In Zingiber officinale cultivar Zhangliang chromosome 11B, Zo_v1.1, whole genome shotgun sequence, a single window of DNA contains:
- the LOC122034011 gene encoding pentatricopeptide repeat-containing protein At3g16610-like has translation MQRTGNIPNPSTIVALLPIVGQAKALIQGKTIHAFCIRRRIDKDDVLVNTALLDMYGKSECLVRARRIFDSMSFRNEVTWSAMIGGYTLCGRMAEALQLFRMMLREGSLFAGPTSLAIILRACANFSDFESGRLIHNYLVKSGLLLHVTAANSLLSMYAKVGTVEDAIRFFDEMSVKDTVSYSAIISGCVKNGNAEEALDVFRDMASSSSSCIDIDAATMIGVIPACSHLAALQHGKCSHAYIISHELTSDSSVCNALIDMYAKCGQKNITKYLKK, from the coding sequence ATGCAACGGACAGGAAACATACCGAACCCTTCCACAATAGTGGCCCTCCTACCTATCGTCGGCCAAGCAAAGGCCCTGATACAAGGAAAAACTATCCATGCATTCTGTATCAGAAGACGCATCGACAAAGACGATGTTCTGGTTAATACTGCATTGCTGGACATGTATGGAAAATCCGAGTGCTTGGTTCGTGCTCGTAGAATATTCGACAGCATGAGCTTCAGGAACGAGGTGACATGGAGTGCGATGATCGGAGGCTACACTCTGTGTGGCAGGATGGCCGAGGCACTGCAACTTTTCAGGATGATGCTGCGCGAGGGATCGCTCTTCGCGGGGCCAACCTCTCTCGCGATCATTCTGCGGGCTTGCGCAAACTTCTCTGATTTCGAGAGCGGTCGACTAATACATAATTACTTGGTGAAGTCTGGTCTTCTTCTACACGTAACAGCAGCAAACTCTCTGCTTTCAATGTACGCTAAAGTCGGAACTGTCGAAGATGCAATTCGTTTCTTCGATGAGATGAGCGTAAAGGACACGGTGTCTTACAGTGCTATAATATCGGGGTGCGTCAAAAATGGGAACGCTGAAGAAGCTCTTGATGTTTTCAGAGACATGGCGTCGTCGTCTTCTTCCTGCATCGACATTGACGCTGCGACCATGATCGGTGTGATTCCTGCTTGCTCTCACTTGGCTGCCCTGCAGCACGGGAAATGCAGTCATGCTTACATAATCTCTCACGAGCTCACCTCAGATTCCTCCGTTTGCAATGCTCTGATAGACATGTACGCGAAGTGCGGGCAGAAGAACATCACCAAGTATTTGAAGAAGTAA